In the Xiphias gladius isolate SHS-SW01 ecotype Sanya breed wild chromosome 7, ASM1685928v1, whole genome shotgun sequence genome, AAACACGAAAAATCCAGTTTCCATTTCTACAAAATGCGAAACTGGGGTGGGGGTATATAAAGAGGTTGTGAGGATGTTTCGAGAGGCTGATGCTGATGGATCTGGAGGGCTGGACATGGAGGAATTCTGTGTCGGGATGGGGCAGTTATTCGGCTCTGTGAATGTGGAGGACCTCAAAATCCTCCACATGAAGATTGACGCAAACTGTGATGGAACTGTGGACATTGTAGAGTTACTAAACTTCCTGCTTACTCAAAGGACGGGATCAGAAGGTTTGGATTACAAAAATCAGACCTTTCCCAGACCTATCAAAATCATACCCGTGGATCACTATGAATCCATCGTCGGTCTGTTATTCCGTCCCTCCGTGGATGACAGGGAACCTGATGGTGATTCCGAGTTTACAACAGGACAAACCAGGACTTACCAGAAAGGTCAATACCTCTCCATCAGCTCAGATGGTAGGTTCAACTTCTGGACCGACAGCTTTGACGCCTCATACACAATTCCGTTATACATCAAATCAAAGACGACACTTCCTTTCTCTCAAGAGAAGAAAATGCGTGTTAATGACATGGTGTACCTCAGAGAACTCAAACAGGTGGCTATCTCCAGTACTGACAGGGAATTGTTCTTCTACAATTGCAAGGAGTTACCTGAGCTGTTGGCAATCAGTCACTCTCTAATAGTGGAAGAAAGCATTGTGAATGCCATGAACTACCAGTCCAATGGCACTAAAGCAGTGTTTTCCTTTGGTGATACGGAAggatatttgtatgtgtttatctCCTACAAAATACAGGCAAATGGTCTCTTCTGTCCAAAGGCGTACGAGAGAATTTCTCTGCGGGAGTACCCCACTGTTTATGTTTCAGCCCTGTTAGAAAACCCCTCTGGAGACTTCCTGTGTGTTAAAGTCGCCATCTTCAATGATACGTGCAGTCAGATCCAATACTTTCCCACGTTGGACTCATTTGCCATCTGCGGCAGCTTCTGTAAGACGATGACCCTCGTTGCCCTCCATAAGTCATGCAAAACCAAAGTTTCAAAGAAAGTCTTCAAGAGCAGGGGAGTTTATGGTTTTTTCGCATGCGTTGAATACTCCCCGTCAGCTGAGCGTCTGGTGACGGGTGGTACAGACGGCTTACTGCGGCTGTGGTTACCCGACCAAACCGTGTCCTATGCACCCCCATTAACAGGACACGTCAAACCCATCACCcacattttgtttaatgataAGGACAAAATATTTGTCAGTTTATCCGAGGACAGGAATGTACGTGTGTGGTCCGAGAATGCCTGGCTGTGCATTCAAAGCTTCTACGTTCGCGGTATGGGACTGGCCCCGATCTCCAGAGTCTTTTATAACACACATAACAATGAGTTAGTCCTGGCTAACTCAAATATAGGAAAATGCCTTGGAAGGGGaacagatgttttcaaaaacatgttaacatcCCATGACAAGCCCCTGTGCTCTGCACTATATCACAGCCTTTTCAAACAGGTCATCTCTGTTTGCCAGGATGGTGTGGTGACAGTGTGGGATATCCTAACAGGAGTGGCCATCATGCAGTTTAAAGTCACTCAGGATCAGCATGTGGGGCTCACTGCCATGTCATTTGACAAAACAGGGCGCAGACTAATCACAGTTTCTCAGGATAGGAAAGTGAGACTGTGGAACTTTAATGATGGAACAGAGCTTGGCGTTCATCCTGTGACCGTGCCAAAGGAGGTGACAGGTAGCGTCTGCATAAACAATAGGTTGTTTGTGTCAGGAAGGAACTGCAAGATCATTTTTGACCTGGACATGGAGCGATATGACAGCAGATTTTTGGAGCACTATTATTTGGACGACATTTCCTCCATGGATTTGCACGAAAACACACTGATTACCGCCTCCAGCAATGGAAATATCGTCATCTGGGACGCCGACACGCTCGAGGCTCTCTACTGGCTTAATGTCACTAAGagccccaaaacacacatagCGGGCAAAAGTGCTCAAGGCCCGACTGGGAGTCTGGCTGTGGAGGAGAAGCCAAAACCTGTCAGAGACACTGGGAGAATTCCGCTACATAAAAAATCTCCAgctctgacagagaaaaagactggTGTGACTATCAGTCCTCTCATTATATGTCTGAGGACCAGGGCAGTCAAGGTCGACACAGCCACGCTGCTGACTTCTGCAGAAGGCTACATCTATGCCTGGTCTGTTATTAGCAAGGGAGGGCTGTTAGGAAAGTTCAGGGCTGTGAATGTTGAAGGAGCAGTCATTGCAACCATGTCAACCGATGTCGACGAACAGATACTACTCACGGGGGACAGTACCGGAAGGATTTATCTGTGGGACATTCAGAGATTTGGATTTAGAAAATGGGCAGACAAAGGGCCATTTGAGGATATAAATGGCTGGCGTGTGTCAATTTGTCCACCTCCACTGTTGGGCTCCTGGCAGTCCCATCTTACACGGGTGGTGAGTGTTATATGTGATACTGCTtgtaaaaacataattacagCAGGTTTGGACTGCAATGTCCGGCTATGGACAAACGCAGGCCGCTGCCTAGGCCTCTCTGGAAGAGATCGATGGCGACTAAATAATCGTTGTCAGCCCGCTTGCTTTTTGTGATTGCAAGCAGAACTTTTGGCACAAGCCCGATTCCACTTTCCCCCCACTGTGGCAATCCACGGACAGAAGGGAAACGCCAGGGAGGTGAAGGGACAGTCAGGGAGAGAGCTGCAGGCCGTAAACAGCTGTTGCTACACGGCCTCTCCTGCTGATTTTGAGGGATTATGGTGAATGCTGTGATAATTAAACAAGAACAAATAATGCTTTGTTTGTGATGAtggtttagtttagtttagttttaacaGCGAGCACCTTGGCGTTGTCCAATGTGCTCCAGGCACTGTGGATTAATTTGACCCGCCGGAACAGACCACTGTTGTCTTGCACTTGTCTTGTGCTTATTTACAGACTGGACACAGACGATGCACGAACCTGTTGTTAACGTTGAAGGGTTGTTAGGGTTAATTAACCCCAGATATATGGTTCCTcatcaagaaaaatgaaaaactaaattcCGAGCCTTTTTTCTATAAATTCAATTTCCTGTCAGAAAACGCTTTGATATCCACTTTTTCAAACtgagtgaaaaaacattttcctcattttcattttttacagttttccaatTTTCGTTTCAGAAAAGGAAATCGACTGAGGTGAAAGATTTACTTACTAGTTCGCATATAAACACAGACGGGCGGGCAGGGACGAATTACGACAACCCCTTTCCACAGGAAGAGAAACACCCAGTGTTACGTGGGTCAGCTGAACCGGTGGAAACTTCAGACAGCTCATAGTTTTCCTACAGTGACTCTCCCTTCAGGTATTGCAAACTAAAACTTTGTCAactaaagacaaaagaaaaacacaccacagaaaGTTTTAGTTACatcaaacaaaatgcagcctGTGCAGTTTGTACAGCTGAAAGCTTGAAAACTAGTTTTTCACTTGAGAGTTTTCCTTAAGGCATTGTACGGGTGCTATCTTGAAGCATCAGTGTGGGGTAGACACACATCCTGCATCCTAACTAATGTGTAGAATAGGATCTTGTGTCCTGATCAATATGCTGCTGACTGAATATTGATGATTGGAATCTATTTTGACTaaattaaatgacttaaattgtTATTTACTGGCTTCAGAGGCTTCACTGTATAAAGTAAAGTAACACTGTTGAGTCTTGTTCGACCGCCCATGCATGTTTGTCCGACATGCTGCTGTCACTAAAGATAGAGGGTTAGTCTGTCAGGATACATGCCACAGTAATGGATTAGTCTGTCGCTACACACAAACGCAGGGATGTAATCTACACGCGGATTCTGTTCATTCCCTTTTACATGTTATATATGTGACTTATTATGTGAAGATGCTCCGTATCTGGCtacacatgcaaaaaataaTCCTCCAGTTTGATATAAAAACCTCCGTCAGAGAGAGACACGTCTGACTGGAATGACGGCAAGATGCTGGGGAGGTATGGCTCTGAAAACCGTAAGCCACctttacacttttattttaccagtttatcattcatttgtttgGTCAGCTATGACTTTAGTCTGTGTTTATCATGCTgtcattaattgtttttaaatgtttgtgaaaacattaaagcaaataTCTGACTGctgattttccttttcttttctgctgtaATTTGACTTTGTGCACAGAAAAGTAGCTTCACATTCTGGGGGatcctttttttccaccttctCTAACTTCTTTCAGTGGAAGGCATCACTATCTGACTCCTGAAAACACTCCACTCTGTATTTACACTGGTTTTTACTATTTACAGCGCATGTGGAGAAAGGCCTTCACCTACACCGTGTATTAGACAAGCATCGCCACTTGATAAGAATCTCCCGTAGTAAACAAACTGAATGTTATTGTTACTGTAAACATTCCACTCCTTATTTCACACAGctctccacctcctcagtgAAGACATGTGGAGCCGTAccagaggaggtgggagggacaGGTTTTGTTGTAGGAAAACAAAGGTTGTTTCTTCGATGAAACTCAAGACGGAGAAATTTTGTCCGACGTGCACTGGTTTCTTTTCCATCTTAACACTAACTGGCCTGATGCTCTCATCGGTGGTCTGATTCTCTAATCCGACCTAAACGTACctgactttaaaaataaacttcccTGCCACAGAAAGAAACAGCACTCTAGCGGCTGACCCTGTCTTTACCTCTAAAACTCCACAgttactctctctgtcttctccctcCTGACGTTGCTGCAGCAGCCTTTCCTATTCACACTCCTCACCCCTCACAAACACTTCCTCTCACCCTTTATCATGCCAGTaactgtgcctgtgtgtgtctgttatgATCTGTTTACAcatgtgtacatactgtaaagtgtgtgtgcgcgtgcctgAACATGTATCTGTAGTATTTTAGTATCCCTGCATTAAAGATCAGGACACCTACAGGCTGAAATGAGCCCTGTTAAACGAATGAATCTTACACTTTGTTGTTGCGTGTCGAACTGTGGACTGTATGGGCTGAATGCTAAAGTATATGCGCGTGTTGCTGTGCAGTATTCTTCCAGagctttctccatctcttttttaaAAGCCGTTGATGTGGCAGTAGGCCTCCAGGCTGGAGAAAAGGATGTAGAGGAACCACAGACCCAGGAACAGCAGGCTGGTCAGGAGGCGGGGCACCTTCGGGCCGCCGAGCTCTCCGCCGATGGAGGGCCGGCGTCTGAACAGGAGCACAGCCATGCAGATGAAAGCGAAGATGGTGAAGAGTGTGACGGAGAAGGCCAGAGACCCCGGGTCCACCTTGAACTCCTTCCCCTTGATTCTCCAGTAGACGGCGGCCACTGACCAGGCCACGCCGATCCCCAGGAACACGTTGACAGCGTTGCTACCCGTGACGTTTCCAACGGACGCATCGGCGTGCTGGTCCTGCATGGCGGCCACTTTGCTGGCAAAGGTGTCTGGGACGAAAGGAAGAGGTGGAAAGAGTAAATCATTTAGGGCTGCATGCCGACACTCAGAGACAATTTACACCACGCAAACCCTTGAGGATCCTTGCCGCCATGGATGGATTACAGGATGGGCCCCCCCTTGGACCAGAGCAGCTGTTTGAAGTGACTTTTAACATTGAATTTGGAGAAGTCAGTCatacgaccacaaagagacacaaaacgactacCACGAGACACAGAAAGACTACAATGAGACACTGCGTCTCTTTTGGTCTGGTGTGCTGGGTGTTATAGGCCCAAATAAAATGCCTTGGATAAAACTGCCTCTGCTGTCATTAGCAACGACATTGGTGCCAACACTGAGGGGGTCACACtttaatacaagaaaaaaacgTTTGCAATTGCATGAAGTCAATCAGAGGACTACACAACAGGCAATACAGTCTCCCTGCTTGGTGTTACTTCTAATGAAGAGCTTTAGTGAACTTGTGCAGGATACCTAGTATCAGACAGCATTTTAGTGGCCAGGTACACAATCACATGGTATTTTCTCTGTCACAATGTATCAGCCTCTTCAACTACAAAGAGTTCCTAAAACATGGACTCATGCTCTCGTTACCCTTGTAGCAAAAACATGAGAAGCCCAGAGTCCTGAACGACCTTGGACCAGCTGTCCTCACCTCTTTGGCAACGAAAAGCTTTGAGGAACTGGTTAAACCACAGATACTGAGGCAAGTGGAAGGGAATATGCACTTCAGTTTGCTTTGCTGGTGGAGGCTTTGAGGACACGGCACTCGCATCCTTACACGTGTTATTTCGGCAGAGAACCTTTGTTCGCATGTAAATGTAACTTTAAATGTCATTGGATGGATTGTAAATTTCTTGTCAAGCCTGTTGTTGCAGTGTGATTTATTCTTTCAAATGCTTAAAGTGGATTTATACATAAATTAGTTTTACGATTATCGCAAAAGTTCTGCTCATGCCACGTGGTCTGGGCAGCTACTAAATATCTCACGACGTTACATTCTATACTGTCCTGCTGTCACACCGCGAAAGAGGATTTTCGCTCACCTGGAATAGAAGTTCCCAATGCCACAAACACCACAGCGGTCACAGTGTCCCGGAGCCCCACGGTGCAGCCGAAGTGTGACGCTAAATCTCCGATGATGGCAGTGAGGAGGCCAACGACACTGATGGAGACGAAGAAACAGGCCCAGCCGTTCCAGTACTCTGTGGGCGGGACGCAGGCGAACAGAACCTTCCAGAAGACGGTGAGGAAATGCATGACATAGTCGTAACAAGATGGAAGGCGCTCCTCACGACCTTCCTCATCATCATCGCCGTCACCTGAGGGGAGAGAAACGGGAGGAACATTAGGCAAACGTCACGGAGAAGATTGGTGTCAGAGCAGTTTTAACAAGTTTAAAACGTGGACAGAAACTTCACAGTTCACACTGACACAGCTGATGCAAGATCAACAGGTTTCCTGTTCATTATATTAAAGGAACACGGTGatattaaaatacaaacagcatTCTGAGGGGGTTACGGTATATAAACATTCAACATACAGACTTTTAAGTCCAAACTCAGAGTGGAAGTGAACTGTTCATTCCACTAGATGGTGGCCTTGAATCACAAATCCCTCTCCCACCAACCATTCAAAGTTGAAGACCACAGAATCATTGTGACAGTCATTTGtatctgtgttcatgtgtttcagcattattatcattattgtccAATGACAGccattggatttttttcagtaattcaCAATTCttaattttctgatgtttgttCACGCTACAGTAGAAAAACCGTTTGTCTATGCAGGTACAATATACAGTTACTATCCCTTATTGACTCAAAGGACGGGCATACAGTACACCAAGTTACACGACGCTCAGGTGACTGTATTACGGCTGGCGACAGTGTCAGCACTGCCAATGACCCACTGAGCAAGGCACTGAGCTCCAAACTGCTCCTCTGGCTGTTTAACTACAGGCAACTGTGACCTCTCGGGAGGAAAAGCACGTCTGAGAAGAGGGAGCCCAGAGAATTATTGTTAACTGGGATAAACCTCTATTAACTCCATGTTCAcatcttaaaaaatgtttttttttatttttaatccatctgtttaaaacaaatatttagtattttaatTGGGAGAGCTGACGTTCTGTGTAATACCAAGAGATCAGAAACACTTGTTTCAGTTCTGGTCCAGATATCAGGTGGGCAGTTGTAAGGGAAGTTAAACAACCTCCATGTAAATTAGTAGAATTGATACATTGCAATCACAACAGTTATGCAAGTTAATCGAATGTCACGCTGCGACAAGGGTTTGATAACCACTTTGCTTTCAGCCTGTGCAATATCAGTTTTGGGGCATGTCAGATGGTGGAGTAAACTCCTGGTGAACTTGCATGTAAATCGACGAGGAAAAACAGATGTAAGGAGAGAAATCAAAGCCATCTGCTCTCATAtcttaaaaatgcatcaaaactctCAATCAGCTGTTGGTGGACTTGTTTCACAGTGCAATCTACGACCGTCGTTTTGGACCGATGAACAAAAAGATGTCTCTCAATACTGTCGACTTTCATCTGGGACAGCCCAAAACAACACGGTGTGAACAGACAACACTGTcacaaaaaagacagactgGGTTATTTTTCACAGGGTACAGATGTTTTAAAGTTTAGTTGGCAGGTTGGGTCCTTCGTTTACAATATGTTAAAAGGCTGATTTAATTCATTATCACTGAAGACAACAAGGCTGGGAACCCTGATTACAAAGCAACAGTAATTAGAGAGCTGGCTTAAGCATTGGgatactttgaaaaaaagatgttaaatctgctttttaaaaacgATTTATAAAATCATATTAAAACAAAGTGACTTTTAAAGTCACTATCATGTTGGGGAACTTAGGGCCCCGGGTTTAAAGAACCATTGTACTTTTACATATTCAGTTACGAATAATATACTTCGGTTAATCAATCTTTATAAAACAGCAGATTGTGAACGTTCATCAGACTTACAGCTTACAGTTGTTAAGAGTGGCTGAGTGTGTCCTTGGGCCAGCTGTTTGTTCCCTCCTGTAATATGtctgtttaaacacacacacactcacacacaaacacacagctcacCTGCGCTGACAGTGACTGCCTCCACAAACTGTTCCCTCCAGGAGTGTGTGCCGATCACCAGCGCCAAGTTGGTCTTCTTAATGAGCTTGTCAACGGTGCTCTGTCAGAAGCACAACACACTTCATTAGCAACCAGTTGCAGCCGAGGATGGGTG is a window encoding:
- the LOC120791821 gene encoding sodium/calcium exchanger 2-like isoform X2; this translates as MSAEEEEARRIAEMGKPILGEHSRLEVVIEESYEFKSTVDKLIKKTNLALVIGTHSWREQFVEAVTVSAGDGDDDEEGREERLPSCYDYVMHFLTVFWKVLFACVPPTEYWNGWACFFVSISVVGLLTAIIGDLASHFGCTVGLRDTVTAVVFVALGTSIPDTFASKVAAMQDQHADASVGNVTGSNAVNVFLGIGVAWSVAAVYWRIKGKEFKVDPGSLAFSVTLFTIFAFICMAVLLFRRRPSIGGELGGPKVPRLLTSLLFLGLWFLYILFSSLEAYCHINGF
- the LOC120792244 gene encoding WD repeat-containing protein on Y chromosome-like — its product is MCFALSLAPVHTPSEHEATTSDLRSACNSRRRRCVRGAAAVPYSAHEVVRMFREADADGSGGLDMEEFCVGMGQLFGSVNVEDLKILHMKIDANCDGTVDIVELLNFLLTQRTGSEGLDYKNQTFPRPIKIIPVDHYESIVGLLFRPSVDDREPDGDSEFTTGQTRTYQKGQYLSISSDGRFNFWTDSFDASYTIPLYIKSKTTLPFSQEKKMRVNDMVYLRELKQVAISSTDRELFFYNCKELPELLAISHSLIVEESIVNAMNYQSNGTKAVFSFGDTEGYLYVFISYKIQANGLFCPKAYERISLREYPTVYVSALLENPSGDFLCVKVAIFNDTCSQIQYFPTLDSFAICGSFCKTMTLVALHKSCKTKVSKKVFKSRGVYGFFACVEYSPSAERLVTGGTDGLLRLWLPDQTVSYAPPLTGHVKPITHILFNDKDKIFVSLSEDRNVRVWSENAWLCIQSFYVRGMGLAPISRVFYNTHNNELVLANSNIGKCLGRGTDVFKNMLTSHDKPLCSALYHSLFKQVISVCQDGVVTVWDILTGVAIMQFKVTQDQHVGLTAMSFDKTGRRLITVSQDRKVRLWNFNDGTELGVHPVTVPKEVTGSVCINNRLFVSGRNCKIIFDLDMERYDSRFLEHYYLDDISSMDLHENTLITASSNGNIVIWDADTLEALYWLNVTKSPKTHIAGKSAQGPTGSLAVEEKPKPVRDTGRIPLHKKSPALTEKKTGVTISPLIICLRTRAVKVDTATLLTSAEGYIYAWSVISKGGLLGKFRAVNVEGAVIATMSTDVDEQILLTGDSTGRIYLWDIQRFGFRKWADKGPFEDINGWRVSICPPPLLGSWQSHLTRVVSVICDTACKNIITAGLDCNVRLWTNAGRCLGLSGRDRWRLNNRCQPACFL